One window of the Nicotiana tabacum cultivar K326 chromosome 4, ASM71507v2, whole genome shotgun sequence genome contains the following:
- the LOC107763906 gene encoding uncharacterized protein LOC107763906, producing the protein MDPTLKKQPKPTPFSATISATNSKPHHPPDPTTLLSPTVQNISTHFSKLYAHHKILKSTSKGSSGGHRHPPVDTHLQAKTLAAATSSVFDSSCSALTKSKSLHRSRYVAEGEKHNSVKDIDKAIVLHEKAEVKKIPHKEKKEVDVKRPLALLSKSQDSDQLKGFQQGVDKITKRPSFSLSMNGGRRKSFSCSQTELANFFSCSGVKVVSVDMPPFMQIHAVDFARKAHDSLEKFSSKSLGFSLKKEFDGVYGPAWHCIVGTSFGSFVTHSVGGFIYFSMDHKLYVLLFKTTVQKAESN; encoded by the exons ATGGATCCCACCCTCAAAAAGCAACCTAAACCTACCCCTTTCTCCGCCACCATCTCCGCCACCAACTCCAAACCCCACCACCCACCAGATCCCACCACCCTCCTCTCACCCACTGTCCAAAACATCTCAACTCACTTTTCCAAGCTCTATGCACATCACAAGATCCTCAAATCTACCTCAAAAGGATCATCTGGGGGGCATAGACATCCTCCTGTTGACACTCATTTACAGGCCAAAACTCTAGCTGCTGCTACTTCCTCTGTTTTTGATTCCTCATGTTCTGCTTTGACTAAGTCAAAGAGTTTACACAGGAGTAGATATGTGGCCGAGGGAGAAAAACATAACTCTGTTAAGGATATTGACAAAGCAATTGTTTTGCATGAAAAGGCTGAAGTCAAGAAAATACCCCACAAGGAAAAGAAAGAGGTGGATGTTAAAAGACCATTAGCTTTGTTATCCAAGAGCCAAGATAGTGACCAGTTGAAGGGGTTTCAACAAGGGGTTGATAAAATTACCAAAAGGCCATCTTTTTCTTTGTCAATGAATGGTGGAAGGAGGAAATCATTCAGCTGTTCACAGACTGAGTTAGCTAATTTCTTTTCTTGCAGTGGTGTGAAAGTTGTGTCTGTAGATATGCCACCTTTTATGCAGATTCATGCTGTCGATTTTGCAAGAAAAGCTCATGATAGCTTGGAAAAGTTCTCTTCTAAATCCCTTGGATTTTCCCTCAAAAAG GAGTTTGATGGGGTATATGGACCAGCTTGGCACTGTATTGTAGGGACTAGTTTTGGCTCATTTGTCACACATTCAGTTGGTGGTTTCATATATTTCTCCATGGATCACAAGCTATATGTACTCCTGTTCAAGACTACTGTACAAAAAGCAGAATCAAACTGA